A genomic region of Tsukamurella pulmonis contains the following coding sequences:
- a CDS encoding helix-turn-helix domain-containing protein, protein MDTTVRRTDLAPTVPDQVGAALKAARRSRRLTLAEVAEHVGVTKGYLSKVERGLAAPSMAVLIRSCEVLDVPVGSLFDGGAAGSVVRAEAYPPVRFGGQGLAEFLLTPSGEQRVQVLLSDIDPGGGSGDEAYALPAEVSFVLVQSGVLRLRFPPESAVELAVGDAMTFDPTRPHTFAAGPDGARVLWVMAPALPARAPGSHARP, encoded by the coding sequence TTGGATACGACCGTCCGGCGCACGGACCTCGCCCCGACCGTGCCCGATCAGGTGGGCGCGGCGCTCAAGGCGGCGCGCCGCTCCCGTCGCCTGACCCTCGCCGAGGTCGCGGAGCACGTCGGCGTCACCAAGGGCTACCTCTCGAAGGTCGAGCGGGGGCTGGCGGCACCGTCGATGGCGGTGCTCATCCGCTCGTGCGAGGTCCTGGACGTCCCCGTCGGATCGCTGTTCGACGGGGGCGCGGCGGGGTCGGTGGTGCGCGCCGAGGCCTACCCGCCGGTCCGGTTCGGCGGCCAGGGGCTCGCGGAGTTCCTGCTCACGCCGTCGGGGGAGCAGCGGGTGCAGGTGCTGCTCAGCGACATCGACCCCGGCGGGGGCAGCGGTGACGAGGCCTACGCGCTGCCGGCAGAGGTGTCCTTCGTGCTGGTGCAGAGCGGCGTGCTGCGGCTGCGCTTCCCGCCCGAATCCGCCGTCGAGCTGGCGGTGGGCGACGCGATGACCTTCGATCCCACGCGGCCGCACACCTTCGCCGCCGGACCCGACGGCGCGCGGGTGCTGTGGGTCATGGCGCCGGCCCTCCCGGCGCGTGCGCCCGGCTCGCACGCGCGGCCGTGA
- a CDS encoding carbon-nitrogen hydrolase family protein, whose protein sequence is MTVTVGMYQGPEGLGPEPDVARNLAAIDDAAARAAAGGAQVLVTPELSVTGYDIGAAARELARPRGGEYHEAIAAIARRHEIAIVAGYPERDGEQVFNAVTVLSPDGAELAHYRKTHLFGDLDRAAFAAGDALPAQFDLGGLRCGLLICYDVEFPEAVRAHAEAGTDLLLIPTGLMEPFGRIAEQVVPVRAFESQLYIAYTNHCGRETSLEYCGLSTAASPDGEVVARAGRAEELLTFTADPEALREARIANTYLRDRRTDLY, encoded by the coding sequence ATGACCGTCACCGTCGGGATGTACCAGGGCCCCGAAGGACTCGGCCCGGAACCGGACGTCGCGCGGAACCTGGCAGCCATCGACGACGCCGCCGCCCGTGCCGCGGCCGGGGGCGCCCAGGTGCTGGTCACGCCGGAGTTGTCGGTCACCGGGTACGACATCGGCGCTGCCGCACGGGAACTGGCTCGCCCGCGCGGCGGCGAGTACCACGAGGCGATCGCCGCGATCGCGCGCCGGCACGAAATCGCGATCGTCGCGGGCTACCCCGAACGCGACGGTGAGCAGGTGTTCAACGCCGTCACCGTGCTCTCCCCCGACGGTGCGGAACTCGCGCACTACCGCAAGACCCACCTGTTCGGCGATCTCGACCGGGCCGCCTTCGCCGCGGGCGACGCCCTGCCCGCGCAGTTCGACCTCGGCGGCCTGCGGTGCGGCCTGCTCATCTGCTACGACGTGGAGTTCCCGGAGGCGGTGCGGGCCCACGCCGAGGCGGGCACCGACCTGCTGCTGATCCCCACGGGACTGATGGAGCCGTTCGGCCGCATCGCGGAGCAGGTCGTGCCGGTGCGCGCCTTCGAGAGCCAGCTCTACATCGCCTACACCAACCACTGCGGCCGCGAGACCTCGCTCGAGTACTGCGGCCTGAGCACCGCGGCCTCGCCCGACGGCGAGGTCGTGGCGCGCGCCGGACGCGCAGAGGAGCTACTCACCTTCACCGCCGACCCCGAGGCGCTGCGGGAGGCCCGCATCGCCAACACCTACCTGCGCGACCGTCGCACCGACCTGTACTGA
- a CDS encoding AraC family transcriptional regulator: protein MRNVPVGELEDLPHAVLPVGTDYPDGHEQGRHRHRRAQFLYAATGVMEVDTADGAWTVPTDRAVLIPPGVPHGVRYRGVSTRSLYIEPAAVPWWPARCTVVEVTALLRELLLAAVDFAPDYDEAGRDGAVAALLLHEIASLAPLPLHVPLPADPELHELCRAYLAAPDVAVDNAAWAARCGRSERAFTARFRAATGTSPAVWRRRARLLAALPLLRTATVTETAGRLGYATPAAFTAAFTAEFGTPPSRIPKA, encoded by the coding sequence ATGCGCAACGTGCCCGTCGGCGAACTCGAGGATCTGCCGCACGCGGTGCTCCCCGTCGGCACCGACTATCCCGACGGTCACGAGCAGGGCCGCCACCGCCATCGTCGCGCGCAGTTCCTCTACGCCGCGACGGGCGTGATGGAGGTCGATACGGCCGACGGTGCGTGGACCGTGCCGACCGACCGCGCCGTGCTCATCCCGCCCGGAGTACCGCACGGCGTGCGGTACCGCGGGGTCAGCACGCGCAGCCTCTACATCGAGCCCGCCGCGGTGCCGTGGTGGCCCGCGCGCTGCACCGTCGTGGAGGTGACGGCGCTGCTGCGCGAGCTCCTGCTCGCCGCCGTCGACTTCGCGCCCGACTACGACGAGGCCGGGCGCGACGGTGCGGTCGCAGCCCTCCTGCTGCACGAGATCGCCTCCCTCGCACCGCTACCGCTGCACGTGCCCCTCCCCGCCGATCCCGAGCTGCACGAACTCTGCCGGGCGTACCTGGCCGCGCCGGACGTGGCCGTCGACAACGCCGCGTGGGCGGCGCGATGCGGGCGTAGCGAACGCGCCTTCACCGCCCGGTTCCGCGCGGCCACCGGGACGAGCCCGGCCGTGTGGCGGCGGCGCGCCCGGCTGCTCGCCGCGCTGCCGCTGCTGCGCACCGCGACGGTGACCGAAACCGCGGGCCGCCTCGGCTACGCGACACCGGCGGCGTTCACCGCGGCGTTCACCGCCGAATTCGGCACGCCCCCGTCGCGAATCCCGAAGGCATAG
- a CDS encoding cytochrome P450 has product MTTITRAVRSGIGSGLGGTVARTLSIPEPDWHLRDSSRPGVAGGTAEEAGPVDEEGAADLCAPPALPMGPLRASLTYTLREGDVMFRAVDCHGDVFRSEFAGGPGRIVMLANPAHIASLMSRPDGAPSATRFSPLRPIVGPDSVLTSVGPRHKQQRGLLLPQFHGRAVTEYQQRIDAATARRIDEWTPGAPVALADIGQQITLDVIMSAVFGIDDESGATPAESAVRSSMIRLLHLSTHPLATAVQLINARSPEPRGVLKMVLRPLDSAIYSVIAERRREGADGPDGGGRTDILTVLMAARGDDGEPLRDSEIRDELLTLVLAGHETTSNSVAWTFERLTRNPEVYRRAVLAAREDDEAYLEALINESMRSRPVVPVVARELLSDWQFGPYVVDRGVVALISILLLHHREDLYPRPYAFDPERFLGVKPSPQKLMPFGGGNRRCLGAGLAMAELRVVVTQILRRVDLALTDAPAEVPKHRNVTMIPGHGGLVTALARD; this is encoded by the coding sequence ATGACCACGATCACACGCGCTGTCCGGTCCGGCATCGGCAGTGGGCTGGGCGGCACCGTCGCGCGCACCCTGTCGATCCCCGAACCGGACTGGCACCTGCGCGATTCCTCGCGGCCCGGCGTCGCCGGCGGAACGGCCGAGGAGGCCGGGCCCGTCGACGAGGAGGGCGCCGCCGACCTGTGCGCGCCGCCCGCGCTGCCGATGGGGCCGCTGCGCGCCTCGCTGACCTACACCCTGCGGGAGGGCGACGTGATGTTCCGCGCCGTCGACTGCCACGGCGACGTCTTCCGCTCCGAGTTCGCCGGCGGTCCCGGTCGGATCGTCATGCTCGCGAACCCGGCGCACATCGCCTCGCTGATGTCGCGGCCCGACGGTGCGCCGTCGGCCACCCGGTTCTCCCCGCTGCGGCCGATCGTCGGCCCGGATTCGGTGCTCACCTCGGTCGGCCCGCGGCACAAGCAGCAGCGGGGTCTCCTGCTCCCGCAGTTCCACGGCCGCGCCGTGACCGAGTACCAGCAGCGGATCGACGCGGCCACCGCGCGCCGCATCGACGAGTGGACGCCGGGTGCGCCCGTGGCGCTCGCGGACATCGGCCAGCAGATCACGCTCGACGTGATCATGTCCGCCGTCTTCGGCATCGATGACGAGTCCGGTGCCACCCCTGCGGAGAGCGCGGTCCGCTCGTCGATGATCCGGCTGTTGCACCTGTCGACGCACCCGCTCGCCACCGCGGTGCAGCTGATCAACGCGCGCAGCCCGGAGCCGCGCGGCGTGCTGAAGATGGTGCTCCGGCCGCTGGACTCGGCGATCTACTCCGTCATCGCCGAACGCCGGCGCGAGGGCGCCGACGGGCCGGACGGAGGCGGCCGCACCGACATCCTCACGGTGCTCATGGCGGCGCGCGGCGATGACGGGGAGCCTCTGCGCGACAGCGAGATCCGGGACGAGCTGCTCACGCTGGTGCTGGCCGGGCACGAGACCACCTCGAACTCCGTGGCCTGGACCTTCGAGCGGCTCACCCGCAACCCGGAGGTGTACCGGCGGGCGGTGCTCGCCGCCCGCGAGGACGACGAGGCCTACCTCGAGGCGCTGATCAACGAGTCGATGCGCAGCCGCCCCGTGGTGCCGGTCGTGGCCAGGGAGCTGCTCTCGGACTGGCAGTTCGGCCCGTACGTCGTGGACCGCGGGGTGGTGGCGTTGATCTCGATCCTGCTGCTGCACCACCGCGAGGACCTCTACCCGCGCCCGTACGCGTTCGACCCCGAGCGGTTCCTCGGCGTCAAGCCCTCACCGCAGAAGCTGATGCCCTTCGGTGGCGGCAACCGGCGCTGCCTCGGCGCGGGCCTGGCGATGGCCGAGCTGCGCGTGGTGGTCACGCAGATCCTCAGGCGGGTCGACCTCGCGCTGACCGATGCACCCGCGGAAGTGCCCAAGCACCGCAACGTCACGATGATCCCCGGCCACGGCGGCCTGGTGACCGCGCTGGCCCGGGACTGA
- a CDS encoding sulfite exporter TauE/SafE family protein — protein MSALILVLVGIASGITTALFGFGGGFVAVPVLVWADGYLGDDAARVAVATSSVLMVVGAAVATSATPRPVLAELRGSGRLVALLAIGGAAGAVAARHVPGDVIAIGFVVYLVATIASVTVRPGFLDAQADGARPLPAATGLPIGAVASFLGVGGSVVTVPMMRRNGHRMAVATALANPLTLAVALPATGVFLLLSGGRPPGAAAGFAGAVDVRAAVALLIGSLPVIVYLRRRGPRLSDAAHARWYVGLLVVVTVAMTAALFS, from the coding sequence GTGAGTGCACTGATCCTGGTTCTGGTCGGCATCGCGTCCGGCATCACGACGGCCCTGTTCGGCTTCGGTGGCGGTTTCGTCGCCGTCCCCGTACTGGTGTGGGCCGACGGCTACCTGGGCGACGACGCCGCGCGGGTCGCCGTGGCCACCTCGTCGGTGCTGATGGTGGTCGGCGCCGCGGTGGCGACCTCGGCCACGCCGCGGCCGGTCCTTGCCGAGTTGCGGGGGAGCGGGCGGCTGGTGGCGTTGCTCGCGATCGGCGGCGCGGCCGGCGCCGTCGCGGCCCGGCACGTGCCGGGCGACGTGATCGCCATCGGCTTCGTCGTCTACCTGGTCGCCACCATCGCCTCGGTCACCGTCCGGCCGGGCTTCCTCGATGCGCAGGCCGATGGTGCGCGTCCTCTTCCCGCGGCGACGGGCCTGCCGATCGGCGCGGTCGCGTCCTTCCTCGGCGTCGGCGGCAGCGTCGTGACCGTTCCGATGATGCGACGCAACGGTCATCGAATGGCCGTGGCGACGGCCCTGGCGAACCCGCTCACCCTGGCGGTGGCACTTCCGGCGACCGGGGTCTTCCTGCTTCTCTCCGGAGGACGGCCGCCGGGCGCCGCTGCGGGATTCGCCGGTGCGGTGGACGTCCGTGCCGCAGTTGCACTGCTCATCGGATCGCTGCCGGTGATCGTGTACCTGCGCCGTCGCGGTCCACGTCTCTCCGATGCCGCGCATGCGCGGTGGTACGTCGGGCTGCTGGTGGTGGTCACCGTCGCCATGACCGCCGCGTTGTTCAGCTGA
- a CDS encoding amino acid permease, translating to MNGVAAGLMARQPTERALPDPGVTKGPALQRSMGVIHLTAVSIGATLGTGIFVILGTATPKAGPAIILAFVLAAITALFSALSYAELASAIPASGSAYSYTYASTGELFAWLCGWCLMLEYGVSVAAVAVGWGQYINELLDQAFGVQLPAALANPPGVDGGVVNLPAIVIVLLATALLLRGTTESAAVNTAMVAIKVIILVLFCIVAFTAFRAGNLTPFAPLGIAGITAAAGQVFFSYIGFDAASTAGDEAKNPKRDLPRAIMLSLLITTVIYCLVALAAVGALPWQDIPEQAPLAAILTAITSSTWPSIVLSAGAAISIASVVLAVLYGQTRILYTMSRDGLVPKAFSKVGARSHVPYINIAVVGVVVAVVAGLVPLGQLAEATSIGALFAFALVNLAVIILRNTRPDLERGFRAPITITIPRAQGPLYIPVVPILGIVFCGILVRELAVVTWQAFGWWTLAGVLVYAFYGYRHSRLRGAPDLEDVR from the coding sequence ATGAACGGCGTCGCCGCAGGGCTGATGGCGCGCCAGCCCACCGAGCGCGCCCTGCCCGATCCGGGCGTCACGAAGGGCCCCGCGCTGCAGCGCTCGATGGGTGTCATCCACCTGACCGCGGTGAGCATCGGCGCCACGCTGGGCACCGGCATCTTCGTCATCCTCGGCACCGCCACCCCCAAGGCGGGGCCCGCGATCATCCTCGCCTTCGTGCTGGCGGCGATCACGGCGCTGTTCTCGGCGCTCTCCTACGCCGAACTCGCCAGCGCCATCCCCGCGTCCGGCAGCGCGTACTCCTACACCTACGCCTCCACGGGCGAGCTCTTCGCCTGGCTGTGCGGATGGTGCCTCATGCTCGAGTACGGGGTCTCGGTGGCGGCGGTCGCGGTCGGCTGGGGGCAGTACATCAACGAACTGCTGGACCAGGCGTTCGGCGTGCAACTCCCCGCGGCGCTGGCCAATCCGCCCGGCGTGGACGGCGGCGTGGTGAACCTGCCCGCCATCGTGATCGTGCTGCTGGCCACCGCCCTGCTGCTGCGCGGCACCACGGAGAGCGCCGCGGTGAACACGGCGATGGTCGCGATCAAGGTGATCATCCTGGTGCTGTTCTGCATCGTCGCCTTCACCGCGTTCCGCGCGGGAAACCTCACCCCGTTCGCGCCGCTCGGCATCGCCGGGATCACCGCCGCCGCGGGCCAGGTCTTCTTCTCCTACATCGGCTTCGACGCCGCCTCGACTGCGGGCGACGAGGCGAAGAACCCGAAGCGCGACCTGCCGCGGGCCATCATGCTCTCGCTGCTCATCACCACCGTGATCTACTGCCTGGTGGCGCTCGCCGCCGTGGGCGCCCTGCCGTGGCAGGACATCCCGGAGCAGGCCCCGCTCGCCGCGATCCTCACGGCGATCACCTCGAGCACGTGGCCGTCGATCGTGCTGTCCGCCGGCGCCGCGATCTCCATCGCCAGCGTCGTGCTGGCGGTGCTCTACGGGCAGACCCGCATTCTCTACACGATGAGCCGGGACGGCCTGGTGCCCAAGGCCTTCTCCAAGGTCGGTGCGCGCTCGCACGTGCCGTACATCAACATCGCGGTGGTGGGCGTCGTCGTGGCCGTCGTCGCCGGCCTGGTGCCGCTCGGCCAGCTCGCCGAGGCGACGTCGATCGGCGCGCTGTTCGCCTTCGCCCTGGTCAACCTCGCGGTCATCATCCTGCGCAACACGCGCCCCGATCTGGAGCGCGGCTTCCGGGCGCCGATCACCATCACGATCCCGCGCGCGCAGGGACCGCTGTACATCCCCGTCGTGCCGATCCTCGGGATCGTCTTCTGCGGCATCCTCGTCCGCGAACTCGCCGTCGTCACGTGGCAGGCGTTCGGGTGGTGGACCCTCGCGGGCGTCCTGGTCTACGCGTTCTACGGGTACCGGCACTCCCGGCTGCGGGGTGCCCCCGACCTGGAGGACGTGCGATGA
- a CDS encoding crotonase/enoyl-CoA hydratase family protein yields the protein MTEPLLIERDGPVVTWTLNDPAARNPVSDEAMIEAIESAVDEVNRDDAVRVAILTGAGSAFSSGGNVKHMRDKEGMFGGTAAQQRQGYRHGIQRIPRALYHCEVPTVAAVNGPAIGAGCDLAMMCDLRVASTKAAFAESFVKVGLIPGDGGAWLLPRIVGMARATEMALTGEPVDAATALAWGMVSSVVEPDELLSAARALADRVAANPPQALRMTKKLLREGQHQSLDALLELSAAMQTIAHSTADHHEAVAAMLDKRPPRFTGA from the coding sequence ATGACCGAACCACTGCTGATCGAGCGCGACGGCCCCGTCGTCACCTGGACCCTGAACGACCCCGCGGCGCGCAACCCCGTCTCGGACGAGGCGATGATCGAGGCCATCGAGAGCGCCGTCGACGAGGTCAATCGGGACGACGCGGTGCGCGTCGCGATCCTGACGGGCGCCGGTTCCGCGTTCAGCTCGGGCGGCAACGTCAAGCACATGCGCGACAAGGAGGGCATGTTCGGCGGCACCGCGGCGCAGCAGCGCCAGGGCTACCGACACGGCATCCAGCGCATCCCGCGGGCGCTGTACCACTGCGAGGTCCCCACCGTCGCCGCGGTGAACGGCCCCGCTATCGGCGCGGGCTGCGATCTGGCGATGATGTGCGACCTGCGCGTGGCCTCCACGAAGGCGGCCTTCGCCGAGAGCTTCGTCAAGGTGGGGCTCATCCCCGGCGACGGCGGCGCGTGGCTGCTGCCGCGCATCGTCGGCATGGCGCGGGCCACGGAGATGGCGCTCACCGGCGAGCCGGTCGACGCCGCGACCGCGCTGGCGTGGGGCATGGTGTCGAGCGTCGTCGAACCCGACGAGCTGCTCTCCGCGGCACGCGCCCTCGCGGACCGCGTCGCCGCGAACCCGCCGCAGGCCCTGCGCATGACCAAGAAGCTGCTGCGCGAGGGTCAGCACCAGAGCCTCGACGCGCTGCTGGAGCTCTCGGCGGCGATGCAGACCATCGCACACTCCACGGCGGATCACCACGAGGCCGTCGCCGCCATGCTCGACAAGCGCCCGCCGCGGTTCACCGGCGCCTGA
- a CDS encoding ArsR/SmtB family transcription factor encodes MSGDADLAGVGELFADRTRSRILLSLLGGRELAAGVLADEAGVSRPTASGHLRKLVDGGLLAVRTQGRNRWYRIATPEVADLVERLAAFAPPQPVASLKATTRAHRLRTARTCYDHFAGRLGVAIMESLLEHGRITGGDGLLHDGDGDRPASAGREVDYRLTDDGRAFLSDLGVALPDGGRPLVRYCIDWTETRHHLAGGAGRALCDRFFAAEWAERLPTYRAVRVTRTGERILARRFAIDWTT; translated from the coding sequence ATGTCGGGTGACGCGGACCTGGCCGGGGTCGGAGAGCTCTTCGCCGACCGGACGCGCAGCCGGATCCTCCTCTCACTCCTGGGCGGTCGCGAACTCGCGGCAGGCGTCCTCGCGGACGAGGCCGGGGTCTCCCGCCCCACGGCGAGCGGCCACCTCCGCAAGCTGGTCGACGGTGGTCTGTTGGCCGTCCGCACGCAGGGAAGGAACCGCTGGTACCGGATCGCCACGCCGGAGGTCGCCGATCTGGTCGAACGTCTCGCCGCATTCGCACCGCCGCAGCCCGTCGCCTCCCTCAAGGCAACCACCCGCGCCCATCGCCTGCGCACCGCCCGCACGTGCTACGACCACTTCGCCGGGCGGCTCGGTGTCGCGATCATGGAATCGCTGCTCGAGCACGGCCGGATCACCGGCGGCGACGGTCTCCTGCACGACGGCGACGGAGATCGCCCGGCCTCCGCGGGACGCGAGGTGGACTACCGCCTCACCGACGACGGCCGCGCGTTCCTCAGCGATCTCGGCGTCGCGCTCCCCGACGGCGGACGGCCACTCGTCCGGTACTGCATCGACTGGACCGAGACGCGGCACCACCTCGCCGGCGGTGCGGGCCGGGCGCTGTGCGACCGCTTCTTCGCGGCGGAATGGGCGGAACGGCTGCCGACCTACCGCGCTGTCCGGGTGACGAGGACGGGGGAACGGATCCTCGCCCGCCGCTTCGCCATCGACTGGACGACCTGA
- a CDS encoding flavin monoamine oxidase family protein, whose translation MTQPAMPAHGPSASDAPLTMFGPDFPFAYDDWVTHPDGLGTVPEEALGTEVAVIGAGLAGLTAAYELARIGLRPVVYEADRIGGRMRSERFEGYDDDLVAEMGAMRFPPSSTTLQHYLDLAGLRTEDFPNPLAEATPSTVIDLKGRSHYARTAADLPPEFAEVARAWDETLADYADATELQDAIRARDVHRIRAVWSRLVEELDDQTFYGFLTASKHFRSFRHRELFGQVGFGTGGWDTDYPNSMLEILRVTCTAADDHHRGIIGGADRLPKHLWESPFDGARSVRDLNGGTHRPAVTAIRRTAGPGGAPRYTLVDAGGETRTYPAAIFTGQAWMLLNTIDCDDDLLPIDHWTAVERTHYMGSSKVFALVDRPFWRDVDPATGRDTMSMTLTDRMSRGTYLLDHGPDRPGVICLSYTWSDDSLKVLPLDVNARLDLMLKSLGEVYPGVDIRSHIIATPKTVSWETERYFMGAFKANLPGHYRYQERLYTHFMQERLDPRHRGFFLAGDDISWTAGWAEGAVQTALNAVWGVVHHLGGATRASNPGPGDVFDDIAPIRLGDERGTRA comes from the coding sequence ATGACCCAACCCGCCATGCCCGCCCACGGCCCGTCCGCCTCGGACGCGCCCCTGACGATGTTCGGGCCCGACTTCCCGTTCGCCTACGACGACTGGGTGACCCACCCCGACGGGCTGGGCACGGTCCCCGAGGAGGCCCTCGGCACCGAGGTCGCGGTGATCGGTGCCGGCCTCGCCGGCCTGACCGCCGCCTACGAGCTGGCCCGGATCGGCCTGCGCCCCGTGGTGTACGAGGCCGACCGGATCGGCGGCCGCATGCGCAGCGAGCGCTTCGAGGGCTACGACGACGACCTCGTCGCGGAGATGGGCGCCATGCGCTTCCCGCCCTCGTCGACGACCCTGCAACACTACCTCGATCTCGCCGGCCTGCGGACCGAGGACTTCCCCAACCCGCTCGCCGAGGCGACCCCCAGCACCGTCATCGATCTCAAGGGCCGCAGCCACTACGCCCGCACCGCCGCCGACCTGCCGCCCGAGTTCGCCGAGGTCGCCCGCGCCTGGGACGAGACGCTCGCCGATTACGCCGACGCGACGGAACTGCAGGACGCGATCCGCGCCCGCGACGTGCATCGGATCCGGGCGGTGTGGTCGCGGTTGGTGGAGGAGCTCGACGATCAGACCTTCTACGGCTTCCTCACCGCCTCGAAGCACTTCCGCTCGTTCCGGCACCGGGAACTGTTCGGACAGGTCGGATTCGGCACGGGCGGCTGGGACACCGATTACCCCAACTCGATGCTCGAGATCCTCCGCGTCACCTGCACCGCGGCCGACGACCACCATCGCGGCATCATCGGCGGCGCGGACCGCCTGCCGAAGCACCTGTGGGAGAGCCCGTTCGACGGTGCGCGCTCGGTGCGGGATCTCAACGGCGGCACGCACCGGCCCGCGGTCACCGCGATCCGGCGCACGGCGGGCCCGGGCGGTGCGCCGCGGTACACGCTCGTCGACGCCGGCGGTGAGACGCGCACCTACCCGGCGGCGATCTTCACCGGCCAGGCGTGGATGCTGCTCAACACCATCGACTGCGACGACGACCTGCTGCCGATCGACCACTGGACCGCCGTCGAGCGCACCCACTACATGGGCAGCTCCAAGGTCTTCGCGCTCGTCGACCGGCCCTTCTGGCGCGACGTCGACCCGGCGACGGGCCGCGACACCATGTCGATGACCCTGACCGACCGGATGAGCCGCGGCACCTACCTGCTCGATCACGGGCCGGACCGCCCCGGCGTGATCTGCCTGTCCTACACCTGGTCCGACGACTCGCTCAAGGTGCTGCCGCTCGATGTGAACGCGCGCCTGGACCTGATGCTCAAGTCCCTCGGCGAGGTCTACCCGGGCGTGGACATCCGCAGCCACATCATCGCCACGCCCAAGACCGTCTCCTGGGAGACCGAGCGCTACTTCATGGGCGCGTTCAAGGCGAACCTGCCCGGGCACTACCGCTACCAGGAGCGGCTCTACACGCACTTCATGCAGGAGCGCCTCGATCCGCGGCACCGCGGATTCTTCCTGGCGGGCGACGACATCTCGTGGACCGCGGGATGGGCCGAGGGCGCGGTGCAGACCGCGCTCAACGCCGTCTGGGGCGTGGTGCACCACCTCGGCGGCGCGACGCGGGCGAGCAACCCCGGCCCGGGCGACGTCTTCGACGACATCGCGCCGATCCGGCTCGGCGACGAGCGCGGCACGCGCGCCTGA
- the speB gene encoding agmatinase, with amino-acid sequence MPEDIQPQPGPQGPVDASLVPRYCGPATFARLPRLDEVESAAVAVLGIPFDSGVSYRPGARFGPGHIRASSKLLRPYNPALDISPFAVHQVADAGDLAVNPFDIVEALGTVETEIARLRGAGSKVLTLGGDHTLALPILRAVAKERGPVAVLHFDAHLDTWDTYFGAPYTHGTPFRRASEEGLIDLERSMHIGIRGPLYGEQDLTADGVLGFQVIRSDDYENDGLASVIERMRRRLAGPDGAGGPVYVSVDIDVLDPAHAPGTGTPEAGGMTSRELLNTIRALVGTDVVGADVVEVAPPYDHAELTGIAAAHVAYELLSVLAVNEAAA; translated from the coding sequence GTGCCTGAAGACATCCAGCCCCAGCCCGGACCGCAGGGCCCCGTCGACGCCAGCCTCGTCCCGCGCTACTGCGGCCCCGCCACCTTCGCCCGCCTGCCCCGCCTCGACGAGGTCGAATCCGCCGCGGTCGCGGTGCTCGGCATCCCGTTCGACTCCGGCGTCAGCTACCGCCCCGGCGCGCGCTTCGGCCCCGGCCACATCCGGGCGTCGTCGAAGCTGCTGCGGCCCTACAACCCCGCGCTCGACATCTCCCCGTTCGCGGTGCACCAGGTCGCCGACGCGGGCGATCTCGCGGTCAACCCGTTCGACATCGTCGAGGCGCTCGGCACCGTCGAGACCGAGATCGCACGGCTGCGCGGCGCCGGCTCCAAGGTGCTCACCCTCGGCGGCGATCACACCCTGGCCCTGCCGATCCTGCGCGCCGTCGCCAAGGAGCGCGGCCCCGTCGCGGTACTGCACTTCGACGCCCACCTCGACACCTGGGACACCTACTTCGGCGCGCCGTACACGCACGGCACCCCGTTCCGGCGGGCCAGCGAGGAGGGCCTGATCGACCTCGAGCGCTCGATGCACATCGGCATCCGCGGCCCGCTCTACGGCGAGCAGGACCTCACCGCCGACGGCGTGCTCGGCTTCCAGGTGATCCGCTCCGACGACTACGAGAACGACGGGCTCGCGAGCGTGATCGAGCGCATGCGCCGACGCCTCGCCGGGCCCGACGGTGCCGGCGGCCCCGTCTACGTCTCCGTCGACATCGACGTGCTCGACCCGGCCCACGCGCCGGGCACCGGCACCCCCGAGGCCGGCGGCATGACCAGCCGCGAGCTGCTCAACACGATCCGCGCCCTGGTCGGCACGGACGTGGTGGGCGCCGACGTCGTCGAGGTCGCGCCGCCCTACGACCACGCCGAGCTGACCGGCATCGCAGCGGCCCACGTGGCCTACGAGCTGCTCTCGGTGCTCGCGGTGAACGAGGCGGCCGCATGA